A window of Christiangramia forsetii KT0803 contains these coding sequences:
- a CDS encoding YeeE/YedE family protein, with translation MEWIYEPWPWYVSGPLIAATMFVLLYTGKQFGMSSNLRTMCSVGGAGQAAEFFRFDWKKERWNLMVVLGAVLGGFFASTYLSNNTVEINTQLADKLSNEYGINSAGEAYMPPEIFAMENLGDPVVLFVLITGGFMVGFGARYAGGCTSGHAISGLSNLQIPSLIAVIGFFIGGLIMIHLFYPLIF, from the coding sequence ATGGAATGGATTTATGAACCATGGCCCTGGTATGTTTCAGGTCCCTTAATTGCTGCAACAATGTTCGTGTTGCTATATACCGGTAAGCAATTTGGAATGTCTTCTAATCTTCGCACGATGTGTTCAGTTGGAGGAGCAGGCCAAGCTGCAGAATTTTTCAGGTTCGACTGGAAAAAAGAGAGATGGAATCTTATGGTGGTTTTGGGTGCTGTACTGGGTGGATTTTTTGCGTCTACTTATCTCTCAAATAATACAGTAGAAATAAATACGCAATTAGCAGATAAATTAAGTAACGAATACGGAATAAATAGTGCGGGAGAAGCTTATATGCCTCCCGAAATATTTGCAATGGAGAATCTTGGTGATCCTGTAGTGTTATTTGTACTAATAACTGGAGGTTTTATGGTAGGCTTCGGAGCAAGATATGCGGGTGGTTGTACTTCCGGTCATGCTATTTCCGGATTGAGCAACCTACAAATACCTTCATTAATTGCCGTCATTGGTTTCTTTATTGGCGGCCTTATAATGATACATTTATTCTACCCATTAATATTTTAA
- a CDS encoding sulfur reduction protein DsrE yields MKTIFFSSILLMLTLFAGTEVNAQQDMKHNYVVLTKKVPQLQPILITAENLKKEDGEHFGKFEVIICGNEIGDITDPAKIEEFIARAENLGVELVACGFSLNKFKVNKETVPKEMKIVENGILYNFQLQKKGYKSLSL; encoded by the coding sequence ATGAAAACGATATTTTTTAGCAGCATCTTACTGATGCTTACATTATTTGCAGGAACTGAGGTAAATGCACAGCAGGACATGAAACATAACTATGTGGTACTCACAAAAAAAGTACCGCAGCTACAGCCCATACTTATTACGGCTGAAAATCTAAAAAAAGAAGATGGAGAACACTTTGGAAAATTTGAAGTGATCATCTGTGGAAATGAAATAGGTGATATAACCGACCCTGCTAAAATAGAAGAATTTATAGCCAGAGCTGAAAATCTGGGGGTTGAACTTGTAGCCTGTGGCTTTTCGTTGAATAAGTTCAAGGTGAATAAAGAGACCGTCCCCAAGGAGATGAAAATTGTGGAGAACGGAATTCTGTACAATTTCCAACTTCAAAAAAAAGGATATAAAAGTTTAAGTCTCTAA
- a CDS encoding Crp/Fnr family transcriptional regulator has protein sequence MKEKLYDAYSFIFEEELLNEIFEVGTNKFIPAGETILNVEEYVTSIPLLLDGAIKISRVDNDGDELLLYFLERGDTCAVTLTCCLERSKSEIKAVTEKETRLVMIPVEKMEEWIIKYKSWRTFIFQSYNLRLKEMLDAIDSVAFFRMDKRLLQYLQDKAKINQNETLQVTHQEIAYDLHTSRVVISRLLKTLEMDGKISLRRNSLVVLDL, from the coding sequence ATGAAAGAAAAACTGTATGATGCTTATTCCTTTATTTTTGAAGAGGAATTGTTGAATGAAATTTTTGAAGTAGGGACAAATAAATTTATACCTGCAGGAGAAACTATTCTAAACGTTGAAGAATATGTTACCTCCATCCCTTTATTATTAGACGGAGCTATAAAAATTTCCCGTGTTGATAATGATGGGGATGAATTATTACTCTATTTTCTTGAACGAGGAGATACCTGTGCAGTCACTCTCACCTGTTGTCTGGAAAGAAGTAAAAGTGAAATAAAAGCAGTTACTGAGAAGGAAACCAGATTAGTTATGATTCCTGTTGAAAAAATGGAGGAATGGATTATAAAGTATAAATCCTGGCGGACATTTATTTTTCAAAGTTATAATTTAAGACTTAAGGAAATGTTGGATGCTATAGATTCAGTAGCATTCTTTAGGATGGATAAAAGATTATTGCAGTACCTCCAGGATAAGGCTAAGATCAATCAAAATGAAACCTTACAAGTAACTCATCAGGAGATCGCTTACGATCTTCATACTTCTCGAGTGGTGATTTCAAGACTGCTTAAAACCCTAGAAATGGATGGCAAAATTTCATTACGTAGAAACAGTTTAGTGGTACTAGATTTATAA
- a CDS encoding DoxX family protein, whose translation MTNKIFISRRSIQLLRILVSGIFLVAGSNHLLNTEKTVRRLEQASFKGIAYFFGEPEWLVILSGIVMLAAGFLFLIGYRTRWAAIVLILVLLPITLSVQVGQINTLGPLFKNIAILGGLLFFIINDTDKLFKTK comes from the coding sequence ATGACGAACAAAATTTTTATAAGTCGTCGTTCCATTCAGTTATTACGAATATTGGTTAGTGGCATTTTTCTGGTGGCAGGCAGCAATCATCTGCTCAACACTGAGAAAACGGTCCGCCGGCTTGAACAGGCCAGCTTCAAGGGTATCGCTTACTTTTTTGGCGAACCAGAATGGCTTGTAATTCTTTCCGGAATCGTAATGCTGGCAGCAGGTTTCTTATTCCTTATTGGATATAGGACGCGATGGGCGGCAATAGTATTAATACTTGTATTACTACCCATAACCCTATCGGTACAGGTAGGACAAATAAACACACTGGGGCCTCTTTTTAAAAACATAGCAATACTGGGTGGCCTTCTGTTTTTTATAATAAATGATACAGATAAACTTTTTAAAACGAAATAA
- a CDS encoding DUF6691 family protein encodes MKYITYILIGFFFGIIMYKSEAASWFRIYEMFEFGSFHMYGIIGSALILGILGVQFIKRNNIKAMGGGEMQLKPKNKSVPRYLIGGIIFGLGWALAGACPGPMYVLAGSGYISILIVIAAALLGTFMYGLLRNRLPH; translated from the coding sequence ATGAAATATATTACTTACATCCTGATTGGATTCTTTTTTGGAATAATTATGTACAAATCTGAAGCAGCTTCCTGGTTTAGGATATACGAAATGTTTGAATTTGGTTCTTTCCATATGTATGGTATTATTGGATCAGCATTAATACTCGGAATACTGGGAGTGCAATTCATTAAAAGAAATAATATTAAAGCTATGGGAGGCGGAGAAATGCAATTAAAACCTAAAAATAAGAGTGTGCCACGCTATTTGATTGGTGGTATCATTTTCGGATTAGGTTGGGCTTTGGCCGGCGCCTGTCCTGGCCCCATGTATGTACTTGCCGGATCTGGATATATATCGATTTTAATTGTCATTGCAGCTGCATTACTAGGTACGTTTATGTATGGTCTGCTTCGGAATAGGCTTCCTCATTAA
- a CDS encoding MBL fold metallo-hydrolase, with the protein MKITQFKDDALSHFSYALLSEGQMAVIDPSRNPIPYYKYAEEENAKIVAVLETHPHADFVSSHLQIHKETGATIYISEKVGVSYPHQAFDEGDSIEIGNTSIKPIFTPGHSPDSLTFHAFLNDENVLFTGDTLFIGDVGRPDLREKAGNTKAKRKELAQMMYYSIQNKFNELPDDTKVYPAHGAGSLCGKNMSDANSSTLGNERMGNWAFKEQTEDEFIAEILKDQPFIPSYFGFNVDLNRKGAENVQSAKFRVPLKLNVENIEDEFLVVDTRNEQLYKKGHLPYSINIMARSESDKFETWLGAIIEPEEQFYLVLESIDKLEEILERVAKIGYEKQLKGIFTLSEEVSGSSEKFDIQSFDKNKEDYTIVDIRNTSEVSEGKIFENAYHIPLNDLRNNIGDLPKDKPMVVHCAGGYRSAAGSSILENEINEVPVFDLSEDVKKYSS; encoded by the coding sequence ATGAAGATAACACAATTTAAAGATGATGCCCTATCCCATTTTTCCTACGCTTTGCTAAGTGAAGGTCAAATGGCAGTTATAGATCCAAGTAGAAATCCTATTCCTTATTATAAATATGCCGAGGAGGAGAATGCAAAAATTGTAGCGGTTTTGGAAACTCATCCACACGCAGATTTTGTTAGTAGTCATCTTCAAATACACAAAGAGACAGGAGCTACTATTTATATAAGTGAAAAAGTTGGAGTATCCTACCCGCATCAGGCTTTCGATGAGGGAGACAGTATAGAGATTGGGAACACAAGCATTAAGCCAATATTTACTCCTGGACATTCCCCAGATAGCTTAACTTTTCATGCATTCCTTAATGATGAAAATGTTCTATTTACTGGAGACACTTTATTCATTGGTGATGTGGGTAGACCAGACTTAAGAGAAAAAGCAGGTAATACTAAAGCTAAACGTAAAGAGTTAGCGCAAATGATGTATTATTCAATTCAAAATAAATTTAATGAGCTTCCTGATGATACTAAGGTATATCCAGCCCATGGTGCCGGTTCATTATGTGGAAAGAATATGAGTGATGCCAATAGTAGTACTCTGGGTAATGAGCGTATGGGTAATTGGGCATTCAAAGAGCAAACCGAAGATGAATTTATTGCAGAGATATTAAAAGACCAACCTTTTATACCATCATATTTTGGTTTTAATGTCGATTTAAATCGCAAGGGAGCTGAAAATGTTCAATCTGCTAAATTTAGAGTACCCCTTAAACTAAATGTGGAAAATATTGAAGATGAATTTCTTGTAGTTGATACCAGGAATGAGCAACTTTATAAGAAAGGCCATTTACCCTATAGTATCAACATAATGGCACGAAGTGAAAGTGATAAATTTGAGACCTGGCTGGGAGCTATCATTGAGCCTGAAGAACAATTTTATTTAGTGTTGGAAAGTATAGATAAGCTAGAGGAGATCCTAGAAAGGGTTGCTAAAATAGGTTATGAAAAACAATTGAAAGGAATTTTCACTTTATCTGAAGAGGTTTCAGGTTCCTCAGAGAAATTTGATATACAATCTTTTGATAAAAATAAGGAAGATTATACGATCGTGGATATTCGGAATACTAGTGAAGTTTCAGAAGGAAAGATTTTTGAAAATGCATACCACATTCCTTTAAATGATCTGCGTAATAATATAGGTGATCTTCCAAAAGATAAACCTATGGTGGTTCACTGTGCCGGAGGATATCGTAGTGCTGCAGGCAGCAGTATACTGGAAAATGAAATTAATGAAGTTCCGGTTTTTGATTTGAGTGAGGATGTAAAAAAGTACTCCTCCTAA
- a CDS encoding bifunctional metallophosphatase/5'-nucleotidase, whose amino-acid sequence MKKFRSKLLITFGLIGTFIIIISFKTEKTHKSSNQTVKDTLSITVLQTADIHGQLDTHPELFWENEKIVFKNRGGLANIKTLFERERKMNPGKTLIVDGGDLIQGSGYAALSEGKAIPDIIKNMGYDVIIPGNWEVVYGKKVMLDVMKNYDTKVIAHNMHHEETGKDLFPPYWIKEIEGVRIGFVGLNDPDVPVRQNPIFSQGIEFSGMDEKFSNTLEKLKQDKEVDVLFLITHIGIFKQVELANNPLAEPVDYILGNDTHERVQELIQGKYAKVTEPGAFGSFVGKLQLNFVDNKLVSDSYELIEVDPEKFPADERIQSLVDQAKEPYREHLETVIGYTTEPLYRYLTVENPMDNMITDAARWKTGVDIAISNGFRFGNPIVPENGEPAPITRANLWNLLPVNEKVKTGKASGKQIKNWLETEIHNAFSQNPTERFGGWLVRFSGMKVEFNSQNNKGERIQTITVNGEPIQDEKLYTISACVRPGDPLNNLCRMPNVKDVEIMDYTIHDVVEEYLKENSPVSPGLEGRAYCEYLGKYSFSTVPGTEYKFN is encoded by the coding sequence ATGAAAAAATTCAGAAGTAAATTACTGATTACTTTTGGTTTAATAGGAACCTTTATTATTATCATATCCTTTAAAACCGAAAAAACCCATAAAAGCAGTAATCAAACGGTCAAGGACACCTTAAGTATTACGGTGTTACAAACAGCCGATATACACGGGCAATTGGATACTCATCCTGAATTGTTCTGGGAAAATGAGAAAATTGTTTTTAAGAATAGAGGTGGCCTGGCCAATATAAAGACTCTTTTTGAAAGAGAACGTAAAATGAATCCGGGTAAAACACTTATCGTGGATGGGGGAGACCTTATTCAGGGAAGTGGTTATGCGGCTTTATCAGAAGGTAAAGCAATCCCCGATATTATTAAAAATATGGGCTATGATGTAATTATTCCGGGTAACTGGGAGGTGGTCTATGGCAAAAAAGTCATGTTGGATGTCATGAAAAACTATGATACAAAAGTTATTGCACATAACATGCATCACGAGGAAACCGGGAAGGATCTATTTCCTCCTTATTGGATAAAAGAAATCGAAGGTGTTAGAATTGGTTTTGTAGGACTTAACGATCCAGATGTTCCGGTAAGACAAAATCCCATCTTTAGTCAAGGGATTGAGTTTAGCGGAATGGATGAGAAATTTTCAAATACTCTTGAAAAATTAAAACAGGATAAAGAGGTAGATGTTCTTTTCCTTATAACTCATATTGGGATTTTTAAGCAGGTAGAACTTGCAAATAATCCATTGGCAGAGCCTGTAGATTATATTCTGGGGAATGACACTCACGAGCGAGTTCAGGAACTCATTCAGGGTAAATATGCTAAGGTTACGGAGCCGGGAGCTTTCGGCTCTTTTGTGGGTAAACTACAGTTAAATTTTGTTGATAACAAGCTTGTCAGTGATTCGTACGAACTTATAGAAGTGGATCCTGAAAAATTTCCGGCAGATGAAAGGATACAATCTCTGGTGGATCAAGCAAAGGAACCTTACAGGGAACATCTGGAAACCGTAATAGGATACACTACTGAACCATTGTACAGGTACTTAACCGTTGAGAATCCTATGGATAATATGATAACAGATGCAGCCAGGTGGAAAACCGGGGTAGATATAGCCATTTCCAATGGCTTCCGTTTCGGGAATCCCATCGTACCTGAAAACGGAGAGCCAGCTCCAATTACCCGGGCAAATCTTTGGAATCTACTCCCCGTAAACGAAAAAGTAAAAACAGGGAAAGCTTCTGGTAAACAGATAAAAAACTGGCTGGAAACTGAAATACATAATGCTTTTTCACAGAATCCTACCGAACGTTTCGGAGGCTGGCTGGTAAGATTTTCAGGAATGAAGGTAGAATTTAATAGCCAGAACAATAAGGGAGAAAGAATTCAAACGATAACTGTTAATGGAGAACCAATTCAGGATGAAAAACTTTATACGATTTCGGCCTGTGTGAGACCGGGAGATCCATTGAATAATTTATGCCGAATGCCTAATGTAAAAGATGTTGAAATAATGGATTATACCATTCATGACGTGGTTGAGGAATACCTAAAGGAAAATTCCCCTGTTTCTCCTGGCTTGGAAGGAAGAGCTTACTGTGAATATTTAGGAAAATATTCTTTTTCCACGGTACCAGGTACAGAATATAAATTTAATTAA
- a CDS encoding TlpA family protein disulfide reductase — protein MNKTKNKRNKKWLEYLIFGAIALVLYATGLHTEVIGFAQRGLLETGLMNPDVTETREMAQASTSGPESMEKISEDPKANMNVQLRDPEGNIVSLSEFKGKVIFMNFWATWCPPCVAEMPAIDKLYEEMGDEVAFVMLSRDQNFDTAVAFKEKKDYGLPIYELAGPLPTMYQSSALPTTFVIDAEGNLALTHKGMADYNTDEFKKFLNSLK, from the coding sequence ATGAATAAGACAAAAAATAAAAGAAATAAAAAATGGCTGGAGTATCTCATTTTTGGTGCTATAGCCCTTGTATTATATGCCACCGGTTTACATACTGAGGTTATCGGGTTTGCGCAGAGAGGCTTACTTGAAACAGGATTGATGAATCCTGATGTTACGGAAACAAGAGAAATGGCACAAGCGAGTACATCTGGACCCGAATCTATGGAAAAAATTAGCGAAGATCCGAAAGCAAACATGAATGTTCAACTTCGTGATCCGGAAGGAAATATAGTTTCTTTATCTGAATTTAAAGGGAAAGTGATTTTTATGAATTTTTGGGCTACTTGGTGCCCACCTTGTGTAGCAGAAATGCCCGCCATTGATAAATTATACGAAGAAATGGGAGATGAAGTGGCCTTCGTTATGCTGTCTAGGGATCAGAATTTCGATACCGCGGTGGCATTCAAAGAAAAAAAGGATTACGGGCTGCCAATTTACGAACTGGCAGGGCCGTTGCCAACTATGTATCAATCTTCAGCCTTGCCAACAACCTTTGTAATCGATGCTGAAGGAAATTTGGCACTTACGCATAAAGGAATGGCCGATTATAATACTGATGAATTCAAAAAATTTCTGAATAGTTTAAAATAA
- a CDS encoding protein-disulfide reductase DsbD family protein: MFRFIIAFIMLAVGTNTYGQLMEAPEWNAEILEDTYIPGDTVTARFTAKIAENWYMYSSDFSKNLGPTVTEFHFEDKPEFKVVGEVNPVGAKRKYDELYEGEYTYFTHEAVFDQRILIKKVDPVIKAEASYQICSDVNGQCIPFTSEISVTSFKESPSEKNNDGEVFKMEAFQNEFQSNTKSEEGFSFLLVFFFISFGAGLAALLTPCVFPMIPMTVTYFTKSNASRANGINQALLYGFSIILIYTLIGTVFSLLFGADFANFLSTHWFPNLFFFFIFLLFALSFFGLFEIRLPNSFVNKMDAHSNKGGVLGIFFMAFTLVLVGFSCTGPIAGTILLQAANGETLKPLIGMLGFSLAFALPFTLFAIFPHWLKSLPKSGGWLNTVKVILGFIELALALKFLSIVDQVYHWNLLDRDIYLALWIVIFAFLGFYLLGKIKFPHEKKTENTSVYRVISAILVFTFVVYLIPGLFGAPLKPLAGYLPPMSSQNFEMQASVSQIGNVSDNSIANCGTPKYDELLELPHNIQGYFDYEQALECAQKQNKPLFIDFTGHGCVNCREMEATVWSDPRVLKRLKNDYVVVALYVDEKTELPESEWYVSAHDQKVKKTIGKQNLDFMIQKLNANAQPYYTLVDNKGSLLSAPKGYDLNVENFVEFLDNGIQEFQGRQGNNMASSRIIQRQNE, from the coding sequence ATGTTTAGATTTATAATAGCTTTTATAATGCTGGCTGTGGGTACAAATACCTATGGTCAGCTTATGGAAGCGCCAGAGTGGAATGCAGAGATTTTAGAAGATACTTATATTCCAGGTGACACCGTCACCGCCAGATTCACGGCTAAAATAGCGGAAAACTGGTATATGTATTCCAGTGATTTTAGTAAGAACCTTGGGCCAACTGTCACCGAGTTTCATTTTGAAGACAAGCCTGAATTTAAGGTGGTAGGTGAAGTTAATCCCGTAGGAGCGAAAAGGAAGTATGATGAGCTTTATGAAGGAGAATACACGTATTTCACCCATGAAGCTGTTTTTGATCAGAGAATCCTGATTAAGAAAGTTGACCCGGTTATAAAAGCTGAAGCTTCTTACCAGATATGTTCTGATGTAAATGGGCAATGTATACCATTTACCAGTGAGATTTCTGTGACGAGTTTTAAAGAATCCCCTTCCGAAAAAAATAACGATGGAGAGGTATTTAAAATGGAAGCTTTTCAGAATGAATTTCAATCTAACACCAAATCTGAAGAAGGTTTTTCGTTTTTATTAGTATTCTTTTTTATTTCTTTTGGTGCGGGGCTGGCAGCTTTACTGACTCCTTGTGTATTTCCCATGATCCCAATGACGGTTACGTATTTTACAAAATCCAATGCAAGCCGGGCCAATGGAATAAACCAGGCTTTGCTATACGGTTTTTCAATTATCCTAATTTATACCTTGATAGGGACCGTTTTCTCTCTGTTGTTTGGAGCCGATTTTGCAAATTTTTTAAGTACTCACTGGTTTCCTAATCTGTTTTTCTTTTTTATCTTCCTGCTGTTTGCGCTATCTTTTTTCGGCTTGTTTGAGATTCGATTACCCAATTCATTTGTAAATAAAATGGATGCTCACTCTAATAAGGGGGGTGTTTTGGGTATTTTCTTTATGGCTTTTACTCTGGTGTTGGTTGGTTTTAGCTGCACAGGCCCAATTGCGGGCACCATTCTTTTGCAGGCTGCAAATGGGGAAACGCTTAAACCTCTTATTGGGATGCTAGGCTTCTCATTAGCATTTGCACTTCCATTTACATTATTCGCAATATTTCCCCATTGGTTAAAATCATTGCCGAAAAGTGGAGGCTGGCTTAATACTGTTAAGGTGATACTTGGTTTTATAGAATTAGCCCTGGCTCTTAAGTTTTTAAGTATCGTAGATCAGGTTTATCACTGGAATTTGCTTGACCGTGATATATACTTAGCCCTTTGGATCGTTATTTTCGCATTCCTCGGATTTTATTTATTAGGTAAAATTAAATTTCCACATGAAAAGAAAACCGAAAATACGTCGGTATACAGGGTCATTTCAGCCATTTTGGTTTTCACCTTCGTGGTTTACCTGATTCCCGGGTTGTTTGGAGCACCATTAAAACCATTAGCAGGATACTTGCCACCTATGAGCAGCCAGAATTTTGAAATGCAGGCTTCAGTTTCCCAAATAGGGAATGTAAGTGATAACAGTATCGCAAATTGCGGAACTCCTAAATATGATGAGCTTTTAGAATTACCTCATAATATCCAGGGATATTTTGATTATGAACAGGCTTTAGAATGTGCTCAAAAACAGAATAAACCTTTATTTATTGACTTTACAGGACATGGTTGCGTGAACTGTCGTGAAATGGAAGCCACTGTTTGGAGCGATCCCAGAGTACTAAAACGGTTAAAGAATGATTATGTAGTAGTGGCCTTGTATGTAGATGAGAAAACAGAATTACCGGAATCTGAGTGGTATGTATCTGCACATGATCAAAAAGTTAAAAAAACCATTGGTAAACAAAATTTGGATTTTATGATCCAAAAGCTCAATGCCAATGCCCAACCATATTATACACTGGTAGATAATAAAGGATCTTTATTAAGCGCACCAAAAGGTTATGATCTGAATGTTGAAAATTTTGTTGAATTTTTGGACAATGGTATACAGGAATTCCAGGGAAGACAAGGAAATAATATGGCTTC